The segment CTTCGAGTTAATGGAGGCACAACCCGGACTTGCCGAGCTTCTTGTCGATGCAGGGGCGGTACGCAATGGACCCTCCTTGCTTGAATACCATGCACGTATCGGTCGTCTGAGGGTCACGCTGCTCGAATGGACCCACAGCATCAGCGCTAGCAGCCCAGGGGAAGGCCATGTTGAAGAGTTCCTGCTTGTCGCACTTGGTGCCCTTTTCATCTGGTTCCTTCCAACGCCCTTCGCTCAAGCCCTCACCAGCGCAGCGCCGCGGTCGGCCGAACAGTACAAAGAGGTTCTGCACCAACTGCTTGCCGGTTGGACTGGCTTGCGCTGAGGCAGGAGCAAGCAGGAGTTGTCGAGATCTCGTGATAGTCGATTGTGTTCTGGACTTTGCTGCAGGTGAGGTAGGACGCGACGACCGTGTCAGTCGGAACCCTGAAGCTCCGGGAAGCGTGGGCATCGTGCAGGTGGATAGATCTTTATAGTTCAACCTCGCAAGTCAATACTGGTCGGATCGTTGCTGCTTCCATAAAGTGAGCACTACTGTTGCCAAACACTACGATCACCCATACCCCGAGATCATCGGACTCGGACTCCTTGATGGTTCCGGCCCCATGAGCGCCAACAACTCTCTCAACCGCTTGATAAGCCAGATATGCAGTGTTCATGCCAACCCCCTGTCCTCCAGGTCAAATATGTCGACCACGCACACGAGGCTCGGGTTTGGTCCGATAGGCCGAGTCCTCGAACTTGCCAAAACATTCGCCACAGGCATCTCCATCCTCTACCTGGTCACGAAATACCACCTTCGGGAATTCTCCAGAATCGTATGTCGTTTCGTTGTCGTAGTCGACGTCCTGGGTTTCGGCGATGATATGGAGTGCTGTCTCAATGTCAGAGGCCTCTACCTTGTCGACCTCCCACGCATCTGGCAAGGCACCCAAAATACACGCGGGGCAGATGAGATCTGCCTTGTAGGTGTAGGCAACGATGTCGTAGCTGTTTTGATAGTAGAAATCTCTCACCATGACCTCCTTGGTTTCTCCTCCATATATATGCACCAACCATGCGTCGTTAGAAGAGCCGCATCTGTCGCCTTGCCCCGACAACAACCTCCTGTTGTCGAACTTGGGCTCGTCCATCCTCAGCCAGCATCTTCACCGCCAGGGTGTTAGAAAACGCCTTTGCGAAGACTTCACGTTCGACTCCTGCAGGATTTGGATTTCCCTTATGTCTCGCGGCATCGAACAGCTCGGGGTTACTCGATTCGGCAAGGAACCCATTCACAACACCGTGAAGATCCCGCAGGCGGTCAAAGAC is part of the Ferrimicrobium sp. genome and harbors:
- a CDS encoding TetR/AcrR family transcriptional regulator — its product is MRTRTDPVVQRRHILDAARQVFANRGYAGSSMVDIAQTANIKRTLLYHYFQDKDEILLQLLLGALDQVEQLVAWVWRTGGTSTEQIGLLIDGYFELMEAQPGLAELLVDAGAVRNGPSLLEYHARIGRLRVTLLEWTHSISASSPGEGHVEEFLLVALGALFIWFLPTPFAQALTSAAPRSAEQYKEVLHQLLAGWTGLR